The Nitriliruptor alkaliphilus DSM 45188 genome includes a region encoding these proteins:
- a CDS encoding NADPH-dependent F420 reductase, which yields MRVAVIGAGRMGGTLARLLGAHGHEVVVTAARGREELAPVVAGWPGVVAGEREDVVGSDVVVLAFPWRVAEEALAGLDLQDHVVVDATNPFSADYDIVDTGPTGSTGVIAALLPGARVVKAFNTLPAEQFVESAAETAPTARRIGVAIAADDREARDEVADLVGDLGFTAVPVGGLDAGRDLMQPATPLFMVPLPAIELEARVHQLID from the coding sequence GTGCGGGTCGCGGTGATCGGTGCAGGACGGATGGGCGGGACCCTGGCGAGACTGCTGGGTGCGCACGGGCACGAGGTGGTGGTGACCGCTGCCCGCGGACGCGAGGAGCTGGCGCCCGTCGTGGCCGGCTGGCCGGGGGTGGTCGCAGGCGAGCGCGAGGACGTGGTCGGCAGCGACGTGGTCGTGCTCGCCTTCCCCTGGCGCGTCGCCGAGGAAGCGCTGGCCGGCCTGGACCTGCAGGATCACGTGGTGGTGGACGCGACCAACCCGTTCTCGGCCGACTACGACATCGTGGACACCGGGCCGACCGGCTCCACCGGGGTGATCGCCGCGCTGCTCCCGGGCGCCCGCGTCGTCAAGGCCTTCAACACCCTGCCGGCCGAGCAGTTCGTCGAGTCAGCGGCCGAGACCGCACCGACGGCCAGACGCATCGGTGTCGCCATCGCCGCCGACGATCGCGAGGCCCGCGACGAGGTGGCCGACCTCGTCGGCGACCTCGGCTTCACCGCGGTGCCGGTGGGCGGGCTCGACGCGGGTCGTGACCTGATGCAGCCGGCGACCCCGCTGTTCATGGTGCCGCTGCCCGCCATCGAGCTCGAAGCGCGCGTCCACCAGCTGATCGACTGA
- a CDS encoding PQQ-dependent sugar dehydrogenase, giving the protein MTLTVTAAALLVVPLLTAPALAAPPRGTGNACPPGEVPDPGFGDADGPFRDAIHCVAWYGVTRGRTSTTYEPGSTLTRAQLASFTRSLLDVSLADGFPLGDGLTSFRDVDPAGPHAPAIDALASADPPVLRGYDEHTFGPGDRVTRAQAASIVDRALRLALPDLSVPADPDCRFRDRDRIPTAHRDAVERLCALGVAAGRDDGRFDPGSSILRGQAAAFLARTLDVVAEHGDLRPPYRVRTLASGLDQPWEVVRTPAGRTFVTERRGTLYEVVGGALEVRRTFPEVVQSGEGGLLGLALEPGGSRLYAYLTTTTDSRVVRFSPDSGAAPQVIVSGIPVTNTSGSFNSNHHGGRIAFGPDGHLYIGTGDAAPNSPAGNDSQQRAQDTSSLLGKILRVNADGSVPADNPFGNEVWSLGHRNVQGLAFDAAGRLWATEFGPERDDEVNLIDPGANYGWPLVTGTDTTDTAQGRSRPAVFVRQPPEASWSGATFTTENVGFAGRDTLLVAALRGQRLWRIGTDGAQVTGSRSFFVGDHGRLRTVVPSGDGGVLVLTGNGGGQDRLLRIGR; this is encoded by the coding sequence ATGACCCTGACGGTGACGGCGGCGGCGCTGCTCGTGGTGCCGCTGCTGACCGCACCGGCGCTGGCGGCGCCGCCGCGGGGCACCGGGAACGCCTGCCCGCCGGGCGAGGTCCCCGACCCGGGGTTCGGTGACGCCGACGGCCCGTTCCGCGACGCGATCCACTGCGTCGCCTGGTACGGGGTGACGCGGGGACGGACGTCCACGACCTACGAGCCCGGATCCACCTTGACGCGCGCCCAGCTGGCGAGCTTCACGCGCTCGCTGCTCGACGTGTCCCTGGCCGACGGCTTCCCGCTCGGCGACGGACTGACGAGCTTCCGCGACGTCGATCCCGCCGGACCGCACGCCCCCGCCATCGACGCGCTCGCGTCGGCCGACCCCCCGGTCCTGCGTGGCTACGACGAGCACACCTTCGGGCCGGGCGATCGGGTCACGCGCGCCCAGGCCGCCAGCATCGTCGACCGTGCGCTCCGCCTCGCCCTCCCCGACCTGTCGGTACCGGCCGACCCGGACTGCCGGTTCCGCGACCGCGACCGCATCCCGACGGCGCACCGTGATGCCGTGGAACGGCTCTGCGCGCTCGGGGTTGCGGCCGGACGCGACGACGGCCGGTTCGACCCGGGCAGCAGCATCCTGCGTGGCCAGGCGGCGGCCTTCCTCGCCAGGACCCTCGACGTGGTGGCCGAGCACGGCGACCTGCGACCCCCCTACCGCGTCCGCACCCTCGCGTCGGGGCTCGACCAGCCGTGGGAGGTGGTCCGGACCCCTGCCGGCCGCACCTTCGTGACCGAACGCCGCGGCACGTTGTACGAGGTCGTGGGCGGTGCCCTGGAGGTCCGCCGCACCTTCCCCGAGGTGGTCCAGTCGGGCGAGGGTGGGCTGCTCGGCCTGGCGCTCGAACCGGGCGGCTCGCGCCTGTACGCCTACCTGACGACCACGACCGACAGCCGGGTGGTGCGCTTCTCCCCGGACAGCGGCGCGGCGCCGCAGGTGATCGTGTCGGGGATCCCCGTCACCAACACCTCGGGCTCGTTCAACAGCAACCACCACGGCGGCCGCATCGCGTTCGGCCCCGACGGCCACCTCTACATCGGCACGGGTGATGCGGCCCCCAACAGTCCCGCGGGCAACGACTCCCAGCAACGCGCCCAGGACACCAGCAGCCTGCTCGGCAAGATCCTGCGGGTGAACGCCGACGGGTCCGTCCCCGCCGACAACCCCTTCGGCAACGAGGTCTGGTCCCTCGGGCACCGCAACGTGCAGGGCCTGGCCTTCGACGCCGCCGGTCGCCTGTGGGCCACCGAGTTCGGCCCCGAGCGGGACGACGAGGTCAACCTCATCGATCCCGGCGCGAACTACGGGTGGCCGCTGGTGACCGGCACCGACACGACCGACACGGCGCAGGGCCGCTCCCGGCCCGCCGTGTTCGTCCGGCAGCCGCCGGAGGCATCCTGGTCGGGGGCCACCTTCACCACCGAGAACGTCGGCTTCGCGGGCCGCGACACCCTGCTCGTCGCCGCGCTCCGCGGCCAGCGGCTGTGGCGCATCGGCACCGACGGCGCGCAGGTCACCGGCAGCCGGTCGTTCTTCGTCGGCGACCACGGGCGCCTTCGGACCGTGGTCCCGTCCGGGGACGGCGGGGTGCTGGTCCTCACCGGCAACGGCGGCGGTCAGGACCGGCTGCTGCGCATCGGACGGTGA
- a CDS encoding PQQ-dependent sugar dehydrogenase, whose protein sequence is MRTRSILALLTAAALVAACAADDDPDLPAAPPEDAPDEVPDDTEPAPDEDPDDDADAVDEQPDEVTVAVTDVATDLDAPWDVAWLGDRVLLTERDSGRLLELADDGSTREVRTFEVDSTGEGGLLGIAAGPDDLLYVYLTTSSDNRVVRLDPDADAEPEVVLDGIPAAATHNGGRIAFGPDGMLYVATGDAQDQPAAQDPDSLAGKILRVTPGGGVPDDNPTGDEVWSLGHRNVQGLAFDTDGRLFAPEFGPDVDDEINLIEPGANYGWPEVTGEAGVEGFTDPLLVRQPAEASWSGGAVLVDGAIPQWEGDLFVAALRGERLWRVPLADGALDGEPEELYVGEHGRLREVMQAPDGSLWVLTNNRDGRGSPRDGDDRILRIGPASG, encoded by the coding sequence GTGCGCACCCGATCGATCCTCGCCCTGCTCACGGCCGCCGCGCTGGTCGCTGCCTGCGCTGCCGACGACGATCCGGACCTCCCCGCTGCCCCGCCGGAGGATGCACCGGACGAGGTGCCGGACGACACCGAGCCGGCCCCCGACGAAGACCCCGACGACGATGCGGACGCGGTCGACGAGCAGCCCGACGAGGTCACGGTCGCGGTGACCGATGTCGCCACCGACCTCGACGCCCCCTGGGACGTCGCCTGGCTCGGCGACCGTGTGCTGCTGACCGAGCGCGACAGCGGCCGGTTGCTCGAACTGGCCGACGACGGCTCGACCCGTGAGGTCCGCACCTTCGAGGTCGACAGCACCGGCGAGGGGGGCCTCCTCGGGATCGCGGCCGGGCCGGACGACCTGCTGTACGTCTACCTGACCACCTCGAGTGACAACCGCGTGGTGCGCCTCGATCCCGACGCGGACGCCGAGCCGGAGGTCGTCCTCGACGGCATCCCGGCCGCCGCGACCCACAACGGTGGCCGCATCGCGTTCGGTCCGGACGGCATGTTGTACGTGGCGACCGGCGATGCGCAGGACCAGCCCGCGGCGCAGGACCCGGACTCGCTCGCGGGCAAGATCCTGCGCGTCACCCCCGGCGGTGGGGTGCCGGACGACAACCCGACCGGGGACGAGGTGTGGTCGCTCGGTCACCGCAACGTCCAGGGCCTGGCCTTCGACACCGACGGGCGCCTGTTCGCACCCGAGTTCGGGCCCGACGTCGACGACGAGATCAACCTCATCGAGCCCGGCGCGAACTACGGCTGGCCCGAGGTGACCGGGGAGGCCGGGGTGGAGGGCTTCACCGATCCCCTGCTCGTCCGTCAGCCGGCCGAGGCATCGTGGTCGGGCGGGGCGGTGCTGGTGGACGGCGCGATCCCGCAGTGGGAGGGTGACCTGTTCGTCGCCGCGCTGCGTGGCGAGCGCCTCTGGCGCGTGCCCCTCGCCGACGGCGCCCTCGACGGTGAACCCGAGGAGCTGTACGTCGGCGAGCACGGCCGGCTGCGTGAGGTGATGCAGGCACCGGACGGCTCGCTGTGGGTGCTGACCAACAACCGCGACGGGCGCGGCTCGCCACGCGATGGGGACGACCGCATCCTGCGGATCGGGCCGGCCAGCGGCTGA
- a CDS encoding M20/M25/M40 family metallo-hydrolase yields the protein MPADPTLTGQTTELLQSMIRNACVNDGTPASGEEVRNSDLLTTFLEGPGLELTHHEPLPGRRSVLTRIEGSDPTAPTLLLLGHTDVVPVSPDDWREDPFGGELIDDEVWGRGAVDMLNLTSSMAVAVRHLAHSGFTPKGTLLFLGVADEEAGGTWGAGWLAEHAWDEVGADYVLTESGGIPTDTPTGRRIVMMSGEKGIGWRRLTIHGTPGHGSMPYRADNALITTAEVVRRLADYTPTPQLGEHWRAYVDALGLDDEGRAALLDPGRVDDAIAQMDPGMAKYLHATTHTTFSPNVVHGGTKTNTIPDRVELEVDIRTLPGQTDADVDAMLAEALGDLAARVDVTPAVPSRPASSSGTDTPLWDLLSRRAEAVHPGAEVLPFMLTGGTDAAFFRERGATAYGAGMFSARSSLAEFRSRFHGHDERIDTESLGLSAQLWLDVVEGLLS from the coding sequence GTGCCTGCCGACCCCACCCTGACCGGCCAGACCACCGAGCTGTTGCAGTCCATGATCCGCAACGCCTGCGTCAACGACGGCACGCCAGCGTCGGGTGAGGAGGTCAGGAACAGCGACCTGTTGACCACCTTCCTCGAGGGGCCGGGCCTCGAGCTGACCCACCACGAACCGTTGCCCGGCCGGAGGTCGGTCCTGACGCGCATCGAGGGCTCCGACCCCACCGCGCCGACCCTCCTCCTGCTCGGCCACACCGACGTCGTCCCCGTGAGCCCGGACGACTGGCGCGAGGACCCGTTCGGCGGGGAGCTGATCGACGACGAGGTCTGGGGCCGTGGCGCCGTCGACATGCTCAACCTCACCTCGTCCATGGCCGTCGCGGTCCGCCACCTGGCACATAGCGGCTTCACCCCGAAGGGCACGCTGCTGTTCCTCGGGGTCGCCGACGAGGAGGCCGGCGGCACCTGGGGCGCGGGGTGGCTGGCCGAGCACGCCTGGGACGAGGTGGGCGCCGACTACGTCCTGACCGAGTCGGGCGGCATCCCGACCGACACCCCGACGGGTCGACGCATCGTGATGATGTCCGGCGAGAAGGGCATCGGCTGGCGCCGCCTGACGATCCACGGCACGCCGGGTCACGGGTCGATGCCGTACAGGGCCGACAACGCGCTGATCACCACCGCCGAGGTCGTGCGCCGCTTGGCCGACTACACCCCGACACCCCAGCTCGGCGAGCACTGGCGCGCCTACGTGGACGCGCTCGGGCTCGACGACGAGGGGCGCGCCGCACTGCTCGACCCCGGCCGGGTCGACGACGCGATCGCGCAGATGGACCCGGGCATGGCCAAGTACCTCCACGCGACCACCCACACCACGTTCTCACCCAACGTCGTCCACGGGGGCACCAAGACCAACACCATCCCCGACCGGGTCGAGCTCGAGGTCGACATCCGCACGCTCCCGGGGCAGACCGACGCCGACGTCGACGCCATGCTGGCCGAGGCGCTCGGCGACCTCGCGGCGCGCGTCGACGTCACCCCCGCGGTCCCCTCGCGACCCGCGTCGAGTTCGGGGACCGACACGCCGCTGTGGGACCTGCTCAGCCGCCGAGCCGAGGCCGTCCACCCGGGGGCCGAGGTCCTACCGTTCATGCTCACCGGCGGCACGGACGCCGCCTTCTTCCGGGAGCGTGGCGCCACCGCCTACGGCGCGGGCATGTTCAGCGCCAGGTCGTCGCTCGCGGAGTTCCGGTCGCGCTTCCACGGGCACGACGAGCGCATCGACACCGAGTCGCTCGGCCTGTCGGCCCAGCTGTGGCTCGACGTCGTCGAGGGCCTCCTGTCCTGA
- a CDS encoding NAD-dependent epimerase/dehydratase family protein, with translation MAREQRVVVTGATGNVGLRVVEVLAGDADVSQVVGLARRPPAIGPAGVRWVSMDLTPRPPGTPGPDPLDAVLAGADALVHLAWLIQPSRDPGRLWEVNAAGTARLLAAASRAGVRTIVHASSVGTYAPAPLGTVVDEGWPTHGIATSPYSLGKAYCERLLDAYEAGHPEVRVVRLRPSLVVQRRSAAHVRRLFAGALVPDAAFGAVRRLPVLPDVPGLTVQLAHAEDVADAFRAAVVRDVRGPFNLAAPPALSVPDIAALLGARTVPVPPRLVRALVRAGWTARVLPVDVGWFDLALRTPQMRTDRAAAELGWAPRWDASEAVVDVLEGLAQGAGDRTPPLEGDADRSRVTELVTARQGGGEVR, from the coding sequence GTGGCACGCGAGCAGCGGGTCGTGGTGACCGGGGCGACGGGCAACGTCGGCCTCCGTGTGGTCGAGGTGCTCGCGGGTGACGCGGACGTGTCGCAGGTCGTCGGCCTGGCTCGGCGGCCCCCGGCGATCGGGCCCGCCGGGGTCCGGTGGGTGTCGATGGACCTCACGCCGCGACCGCCCGGGACGCCCGGTCCCGATCCGCTCGACGCGGTCCTGGCGGGTGCGGATGCCCTCGTGCACCTGGCGTGGCTGATCCAGCCGAGCCGGGACCCCGGTCGGCTGTGGGAGGTGAACGCGGCTGGGACGGCACGGCTGCTCGCGGCCGCATCGCGTGCGGGTGTGCGCACGATCGTGCACGCCTCCTCGGTGGGGACCTACGCACCGGCTCCGCTCGGCACCGTGGTCGATGAGGGCTGGCCGACGCACGGGATCGCGACGTCGCCCTACAGCCTCGGGAAGGCGTACTGCGAACGGCTGCTCGACGCCTACGAGGCTGGCCACCCTGAGGTGCGGGTGGTCCGTCTGCGTCCGTCGCTGGTGGTGCAGCGGCGCTCGGCGGCGCACGTGCGGCGGCTGTTCGCGGGTGCCCTGGTGCCCGATGCTGCCTTCGGAGCCGTCCGGCGGCTGCCGGTGCTGCCCGACGTGCCGGGCCTGACGGTCCAGCTCGCCCACGCCGAGGACGTGGCCGATGCGTTCCGAGCGGCCGTGGTGCGCGACGTCCGGGGTCCGTTCAACCTCGCGGCCCCGCCAGCGCTGTCCGTGCCGGACATCGCGGCGCTGCTCGGAGCACGGACGGTGCCGGTGCCGCCACGGTTGGTGCGGGCGCTGGTCCGGGCGGGCTGGACGGCGCGCGTCCTGCCCGTGGACGTCGGGTGGTTCGACCTCGCGCTCCGGACGCCGCAGATGCGGACCGATCGCGCCGCGGCGGAGCTCGGGTGGGCACCCCGGTGGGACGCCTCGGAGGCGGTGGTCGACGTGCTCGAGGGGCTGGCACAGGGGGCCGGGGATCGGACCCCACCCCTCGAGGGCGACGCCGATCGGTCCCGCGTCACCGAACTGGTCACCGCGCGGCAGGGCGGTGGTGAGGTCCGGTGA
- a CDS encoding phage holin family protein, which yields MGVLVKILIGAAAVWVAVQIVPGLHFDGSIAALLLVALILGVINAVVKPILTVLSLPLVLLTLGFFLLVVNAITLWIVIRLSEGLDLGLTSEGFGATFLGALVVSLVVWGLESVTGTRR from the coding sequence GTGGGCGTGCTGGTGAAGATCCTGATCGGGGCGGCTGCGGTGTGGGTGGCGGTCCAGATCGTCCCCGGGCTCCACTTCGACGGGTCGATCGCCGCGCTCCTGCTGGTGGCACTCATCCTCGGCGTGATCAACGCGGTCGTGAAGCCGATCCTGACGGTCCTGTCGCTGCCGCTGGTGCTGCTGACCCTGGGGTTCTTCCTGCTGGTGGTCAACGCCATCACGCTGTGGATCGTGATCCGCCTGTCCGAGGGGCTGGACCTCGGCCTGACCTCCGAGGGTTTCGGCGCGACCTTCCTCGGCGCGCTCGTGGTCTCCCTCGTGGTCTGGGGCCTCGAATCGGTCACCGGCACCCGCCGCTGA
- a CDS encoding putative bifunctional diguanylate cyclase/phosphodiesterase: protein MTRTTAGTTERLRAHAPEVLGVLAVLGAVRVTGVASPGPAWLLPTLVVVAVVVSAATYARWGRDADGSALHLRVALQVAALTALAAASGAGPALVGPVLLLAVTDTVRYSGARAGSIAVGWALAAIAAHQTVLASFELPTLLAGTIGHGIAALGALVVVLVGQRIARLAADGEAAQQRTAQEQARIRAMLAGASDVTLIIGDGEITYQSPSTQRVMGYPTGTLLGRGYLDLIHPDDRARAVDFVRELIDQPGGSGLLACRLEAADGTYVPVESSCRNLLHDEAVRGFVVSARDVTERRLLEAQLEHRAFHDDLTGLANRSLLLDRLEHTGARLGRTGGRYAVLYVDLDGFKPINDTFGHVAGDAVLRAVARRLEAATRRSDTVARLGGDEFAILLEEHHEPVDAARVAERILEDVRRPILADGADVQVTASIGIAYDDDGDQPTDVLRNADIAMYLSKRDGKDRFEVFEPQMHLAVVERLHLESDLQRALDNDELRCHYQPIVTLSDRRIVGVEALVRWEHPERGTVAPGQFIPLAEETGLIVGIGRFVLHEACAQAAAWRRDLPGAEDLTVSVNVSMRQFSAGDLLEDVASALAASGLPPAALTLELTESALVHDAERTLAVLQQLKELGVRLAIDDFGTGYSSLAYLHRFPVDVLKIDRSFVTSVVSGRQSPALARAIVDLGRSLDLLTVAEGIEHDTELDQFRELDCALGQGYLFARPADAATIAAALSSSLGPDAVVLGSAPDLAASVTPGVSVDVSSATH, encoded by the coding sequence GTGACGCGGACGACGGCCGGCACCACCGAGCGCCTGCGCGCACACGCTCCCGAGGTCCTCGGCGTGCTCGCCGTCCTCGGCGCCGTCCGGGTGACCGGCGTGGCGTCTCCCGGCCCCGCCTGGCTGCTGCCCACCCTGGTCGTGGTCGCCGTGGTGGTCTCGGCCGCGACCTACGCCCGGTGGGGTCGTGACGCCGACGGCTCGGCCCTCCACCTGCGTGTCGCGCTGCAGGTCGCGGCGCTGACCGCCCTCGCCGCCGCAAGCGGCGCCGGCCCTGCGCTGGTCGGGCCCGTGCTGCTGCTCGCCGTCACCGACACGGTCCGCTACTCGGGGGCCCGTGCCGGGTCGATCGCCGTCGGCTGGGCGTTGGCGGCCATCGCCGCCCACCAGACGGTGCTCGCCAGCTTCGAGCTGCCCACCCTGCTCGCCGGGACGATCGGCCACGGCATCGCGGCCCTCGGCGCCCTGGTGGTGGTCCTCGTCGGCCAACGCATCGCTCGGCTGGCGGCTGACGGCGAGGCCGCCCAGCAGCGCACCGCGCAGGAGCAGGCGCGTATCCGCGCGATGTTGGCCGGCGCCAGCGACGTGACATTGATCATCGGCGACGGCGAGATCACCTACCAGTCACCGTCGACCCAGCGGGTGATGGGCTACCCGACCGGCACCCTGCTGGGTCGCGGCTACCTCGACCTGATCCACCCCGACGACCGGGCCCGCGCCGTCGACTTCGTCCGCGAACTGATCGACCAGCCGGGTGGGTCCGGGCTGCTGGCCTGCCGGCTCGAAGCCGCCGACGGCACCTACGTCCCCGTCGAGTCCTCGTGCCGCAACCTCCTGCACGACGAAGCGGTCCGTGGGTTCGTGGTCTCCGCCCGCGACGTGACCGAACGCCGCCTCCTCGAGGCACAGCTCGAGCACCGGGCGTTCCACGACGACCTGACCGGCCTGGCCAACCGCTCGCTCCTGCTCGACCGCCTCGAGCACACCGGCGCCCGGCTCGGCCGGACCGGCGGCAGGTACGCGGTCCTCTACGTCGACCTCGACGGGTTCAAGCCGATCAACGACACCTTCGGGCACGTCGCAGGCGACGCGGTCCTGCGGGCGGTCGCTCGCCGGCTGGAGGCCGCCACCAGACGGTCCGACACCGTCGCGCGCCTCGGCGGCGACGAGTTCGCCATCCTGCTCGAGGAGCACCACGAGCCGGTGGACGCCGCCCGTGTCGCCGAACGCATCCTCGAGGACGTGCGTCGCCCGATCCTGGCGGACGGCGCCGACGTCCAGGTGACCGCGAGCATCGGCATCGCCTACGACGACGACGGCGACCAGCCCACCGACGTCCTGCGCAACGCCGACATCGCCATGTACCTGTCCAAGCGCGACGGCAAGGACCGCTTCGAGGTCTTCGAGCCCCAGATGCACCTCGCCGTCGTCGAGCGGCTCCACCTCGAGTCCGACCTGCAACGCGCCCTCGACAACGACGAGCTGCGCTGCCACTACCAGCCGATCGTGACCCTCAGCGATCGCCGCATCGTGGGCGTCGAGGCGCTGGTGCGGTGGGAGCACCCCGAGCGCGGCACGGTCGCTCCGGGACAGTTCATCCCCCTCGCCGAGGAGACCGGCCTGATCGTGGGGATCGGGCGGTTCGTCCTGCACGAGGCCTGCGCGCAGGCGGCGGCCTGGCGCCGGGACCTGCCGGGTGCGGAGGACCTCACGGTCTCCGTCAACGTCTCGATGCGTCAGTTCTCGGCCGGGGACCTCCTCGAGGACGTGGCCTCGGCCCTCGCGGCCTCCGGGCTACCGCCCGCGGCGCTGACCCTCGAGCTCACCGAGTCGGCGCTGGTGCACGACGCCGAGCGCACCCTCGCGGTCCTCCAGCAGCTCAAGGAGCTCGGCGTCCGGCTCGCGATCGACGACTTCGGGACCGGGTACTCGTCACTCGCCTACCTGCACCGTTTCCCGGTCGACGTGCTGAAGATCGACCGGTCCTTCGTGACCTCGGTCGTCAGCGGCCGCCAGTCCCCCGCGCTCGCCCGGGCCATCGTCGACCTCGGCCGGTCCCTCGACCTGCTGACCGTGGCCGAAGGCATCGAGCACGACACCGAGCTCGACCAGTTCCGCGAACTCGACTGTGCCCTCGGTCAGGGCTACCTGTTCGCCCGACCCGCGGACGCCGCGACGATCGCGGCGGCCCTGTCCTCCTCCCTCGGTCCGGACGCGGTCGTCCTCGGGTCAGCACCCGACCTCGCCGCCAGCGTCACGCCCGGGGTGTCCGTCGACGTCAGCAGCGCCACCCACTAG